TTGTCATATGTATATGTCTATTTAGAAAACTGCAGATACAAAATAGAAACGATTCTATTTTCGCCTGACACATAACTACATTAACCTATTCCTTAATTTGTTGGCAACATTTTTtggagttatttatttattgtaagaaaaaagcaaataaattcaaCTACTTAAAGCATTGGAAGTCATTCGACAATACGTGAGTGTAGAAAGAATGAAAAGTCATATGTACAAACCATATCGTGTAGAAAGGCCTTAAAGATGCaacttacttttaaaaataccaCTGTATGAGGAAACACTAACTACGTTGGCTTTGTATTTATCGCAAAACAAAGTATACATTTGGGCCAGGGATAATTCCGCATGTAAGTATTGGCAACTTGTATCTCTCCTGGTATAGTGACTTTCGTATTTTGAAAAGCTGCTTATGTGGTCCCTTACAAGTTAAACTTTATCATCCGTAAGTCTATTTTTTCCTCCACCTGATCCAAGCTTATCAACGAGGTCACTGTTTGGATAGTGTAATTTCTTCTTCAAAACAGTTTTGACGAAACTGGCACTCTCATCAAAACACTGCAGGAAGCATTTTTGGCATACCTGCACTCTTTGGCCTTCAAACTCAACATAATAAGCAGCCTGAAATTTTCGCTCACGTGATCTTCCAGGGTGTTTTTGCATATATTGAGTTTTTTTGTCGTTGATTTCAATTAAGGAACCAATGAACAAAATTCTCTGATTGTACGTACCCAACGaccaatatttattaaaaatgcttttctgAAATGCAAGCGGAACCTTTGATTTGCACTTCATGCGACAATCAATAATAAGAGGTCTCAATTTTCTCTCCGACACAACAACACCCTTTACATTAACGTATGCCTTTCCCAAGTTCCGTCTGGTGCATGATTCTTTCCTCGAATAAGCTCTTTGGGATGTAGTCGGGGCCTCGTTGAGCAGTTCATCATCATCTGAATTGCTACTATTTCCATTATTAGCAGAAGTTGAGTCCTCATAGTCGGAATCTAGGACTGAGTCATCTCTGTCAAAATGGAGATTTTCCTGTAAATTTGATTTATCTGCCTCATTCTCACTGCATAGTGGAGTATTAGAAACATTTGTTAGTAATTCAGCCCCACTGCCCTCTAAAAACGACATGTGACTGCTTTCATCATAACCTatcaattgcaaaaatttaagcaacTTAGCAAAGCTAATTGCTTGTTCAATCTTACCTGTTACATTTACTTCGTTTtccatttcattaattttaaatatttttattaattgctttattatatttttttggttcagaaaatattcaatttaaccgaaactttttttttctgaccTCTTATAACCTCTGCATTAATCACAGGAAATTGCTTAACTCAAATGATTTAAAATGGCGCTTTAGGGATACCAATCTAACTGCACTTTGAAAAAGAATAAGAGCATATGTCATTCGCATTTGTCGCGTATGAAGATATAGCTCTCTTAAAAACTCACAACAAAAATGCATTAACATCTTTTGAAGAGATAGTGCATGCTTatacatgatggaaagaataatgagatggcgcctatcgtggtcccgttactttgcgctcagcgaatttgacaactagttacgttattttagctccagtatggccagattaccattttcgtaacttgatttagctttttttttttgttatttagtctcggacttttagttctttcttcatgacatttttctagctgttcaaattaaaatgtcatgtttataattttgtaaaatatacattttttaatagttatttaaataattcactcagttttatttagctttacttttttttaacatctggtggcatcgcccgcgattgcaggtgttgttggtgttcttctgctttcggcagtcaaatctctctctcgctactgcagtgttgcctagctttggatataaaaacgcactaaaatgcccattcaaagaaaataacccaacaaatttttattgaatcacttaaagaactttgtttgcgtgacaaattttctttagaatgtgcgttttttgtaaataaatgtgttatgcttatgtacaatttaatttatgaggtttttttgttaagcgagactcttttgttaagggaacgacttttttgctatatttgaagttatgtaactagataaggcactctttttgtaaaaatgtcagtatggtatctttagtattttctggtattttcttgtttatttttacaatgaatataactcttaatgtcctatgtctcactaaggattgatgaccggaagaaacgattacacctctatggttttaattcgcattcaataaattcaaaggctttttaaaatgtgtaaaaaggttttcaatcttaagaagagttgagagaggggctgTTTTGAGGAATTAAGTATTTTCTTAATCCTGTTAGTTATTTTTTCCGAGTGAAAAACAATGTGTGGATTTGTTCACGCACCAAGTAGAAGAGGAGGGTGCAATGTATTTTCGCAACCTTATTTATAGTATCAAATCTGCAAAGCAGGCACTGTTAGCTTAACGAAAAAtacagatggaaaaacaaatatgataacaatattatatgtatgtacatgctaaTTTTTGGTACGGTTACAGAGATCGGATGTTTCTACTGTTATTTTAGAAGGAATGCCTGTAGGTATAACAAAGAAAGAATGCCTGTAGGAATAATACAAAGTATTTTCTATAACTTAAACTAAATGGGGGTTTATGCAGATTCCTGCTGCATACATACTCCCCCCGTTGGAAGGTGTAGGCTTTCAACCAAATCTGTTTCAACCGGAATTGCTGCAATCTTAGTTATAGCTCGTTTTACTGGCCCATTTGCTGTTTTAATGATCGCTGCTCTAACATATCCGTCAGCGCCACTGAAGGTGTGTTCAACCCGACCCAGACTCCATTTTAAAGGCGGTTGATTGTCATCCTTTAAAAGCACCATAGCACCTTGTTGTATGTTTGCCATAGGGTTTCGCCACTTACACCTCTCTTGCAGTAATGATAGATACGCAGTGCTCCACCTTTGCCAAAAGATTTGCTGCATCTGACAAATTCGCTGCCACCGGCTTAGACGGTTCATATTTAGATGCGTAACAATTGGTTCTTCTATGGCTGTAAATGACCCACCAATGAGAAAGTGCGCTGGTGTAAGCACGTCAAGATCGTCTGGATTTTCTGTAATTGGACAAAGGGGACGAGAATTTAAAATAGCAGAAATTTCACAAATGAGAGTGCGAAGCTCATCGAAGGTTAAAATAGAAACGCCAACGGTGCGATAGAAATGAAGTTTTGCGGACTTGACCGCAGCTTCCCataagccgccaaaatggggcGAGCGGGGAGGAATAAATTTCCAATCaatttgattttcaatgcaAGCTTCAGCTACTGCTCTATTGTGATTTTGATCGGCGAATAGTTTTCGCAGCTCTTCTAGCTCATTTTTTGCCCCAACAAAATTTGTAGCGTTATCAGACCAAATAGTGTTTGGCTTGCCTCTAATGCTGATAAATCGTTTGAGTGCAGCAATGAACGATGACGTCGATAAATCTTGGACAAGTTCAAGATGACATGCTTTcgttgaaaaacaaacaaagataCATACGTAGCATTTCACGGGTGGCCGGTTGCGCACCTCACATTTGTACTGGAGTGGTCCACAATAGTCAACACCTGTTGTAATAAAAGGTCTAGATGGTCTCACACGGTCTGTTGGAAGTTGACCCATAATTTGCTGCAGTACCCTGGGCTTAAGGCGGAAGCACCTCAAGCATTTATTAATGATTTTTGAAACTGTTTTGCGCCCACCAATAGGCCAAAATTGCTGACGAATTGATGCTAATAAGCTCTGCGGTCCTGCATGCAATAGTTTACGATGATAGAATTTAATGAGTGCGGAAGTGACTGGATGCTGTTTAGGTAGCAAAAGTGGGTGTTTTGCCTCGAATTCTAAATTCGAATTATAGAGCCGCCCTCCAACGCGTAATGAACCAAAGTCGTCGATAAATGGATTGAGTGACAGTAAATGGTTGCAGGAAGGCAACTGTTTGTTTTctttcagtattttgtattctgATGCGAAGTGCACTTGCTGGATATGCCTGATTAGCAGCAGTGTACCGCCTTTAATGTCGTCGACTGTGAGAAATCCAGCTGATGGTAAAGTTCGTTTTGATTTAATGTGGCGAAATTTGTAAACGTACGCAAACACGCGCTGTAACTTGCTGAATGAATTTTGGAACTTGCAACCGTAAGTTTCGTCGATTTGAGTTGCAGCAATTAAAACATGGCGCCGTCTTTCTGGAAGATTAGATAAGAAATTCATATTGCTTGGCCAATGCGCTGAATCAAATTGGAGGAATGAAGGTCCATTAGCCCATAGGGTGTTATTTAGAAGCTCTTTTGGAGTGCAGCCGCGCGAAAGAATATCCGCAGGATTCAGTTCGGTTGGAACGTGATGCCAGGTCATACCTGATGTAAGCGATTGTATTTTAGCTACGCGATTTGATACGAATATGTTAAAATTACTGGGAGCAGATCGTAGCCACGACAATACAACCATTGAATCCGACCAACAATGGCACTCATATGATAGTTggctattttccaaaatatttgaaaccaaTTCCGCTAACAACAACGCAGCAGACAACTCGAGTTTCGGAACCGTGATCGACTTCAAAGGTGCAACTCTGGACTTGGAACATAGAAGATGTATTTTGTTGACGCCGTGCTTTTCAACGCGTGTGTAAACACAAGCACCATAAGCGGATAGACTGGCATCACAAAAGGCATGAATTTGAACGCGGGCTTGCAGTGCAAGCACGTATCGTGGAAAATGAAGATTGCTAACGAATGAAAGTTGACCACACAAGTCCAACCAAATGGACTGTAGCGATTGCGGCAGGCTTTCGTCCCAAACCAGTTTTTCCTTCCATAAGGCTTGCATGAAGATCTTCAGCTTTGTGATAACTGGGCATATTAAGCCAAGTGGATCGTAGAACCGCGCTATGACTGAAAGAATAGATCGCTTTGTAATTTTCTGCGAATTCAAGATTGGTGTGAAACTGAATAGAAAGTTGTCTGAGATACGTTCCCACACAAGGCCAAGTGCCTTTGTCACATCTGTACCATCATGAAACTTTATGAATTTTTCGCAATTACTTTCGTCTTCATCTTTCAAAACATCAACTTCATTAGAGCACCATTTTCGAATTGGAAAGCCTCCTCGTAGAAGTAGCTGTCTGATCTCTTGCTTCATTTGTATGACCTCCTCGATTGAATCGCCACCAGATATCAAATCATCCACGTAAAAATCTCTTCGAATGATTTTAGCGCCGACTGGAAATGATTCCTCCTCATCAAATGTAAGCTGATGCATAGCTCGAATAGCTAGGAAAGCAGCAGGCCTCGTTCCATATGTGACCGTGTTTAACTTGTATGTCTTGACTTGCTCAGATGGGTCATCGCGCCAAAGAATGCACTGCAACTGGTCATCAGGGCTACTCATTTTAATGCAGcgatacattttacatatgtcGCCAAGTAGTGCAACTTTGAAAAGTCTAAAGCGAAGCAAGATGTTAAAAAGTTTTGGCTGAATGATTGGCCCTGGTAGCAACAAATCGTTTAGCGAATACCCTGAAGTAGTTTTAGCGGACCCATCAAAAACCACGCGCAGTTTTGTAGTGGTACTGTCTTGCTTTTTAACGCAGTGATGCGGTAAGTAGTAAACTGGTTTGTCTGCTTGAAATGATGCCAGCGACATATGACCAAGATCCTTATACTCCTGCATAAATGCcgaatataaaagttttgtgGATTGAGCCTTTTGGAGTTTTTTTTCTAGCGCCCTGAATCTACGTAAAGCAAGATAATGCGATTCACCAAGAGCATCAAGATCGGATTTAGGTGGTAGTCTAACTGAGTAGTCCCCTGAAGGCaaacgaagaaaattttgtatgaaatgcTGCTCACAAAAAGCGTCCTCTTCTGATAATGCTGGAGTAGAATCGAAACCATTTTCGATCTCCCAAAAGCGTTTAACAATGTTTGAAAGTGTATCAATATTATCATGTGGAAGTGTTAATTTTCTGAATGCCGAAAGAGTTGTTAATTTATTACTGATATGTGATGCGCCTCCAGAAACTACCCAGCCCAACTTAGTTTTTTGCAGTGTTGGTAAGTGATCAGCAATTCTAAATTGTCCAACGCAAATTAAGTCGTAGAATAATTCCGCACCGATCAAAACATCAATACGGTTTGCTTTGAAGAATGATGGGTCAGCTAAATTAATGTTGTTTGGTATGTTCCACCCCTCAATGCTGATATCAAAATTCGGCTGATAGTCTGTTATGCTTTGTGTTATTAAAGCTGTGAACGATGTCGAAAACCGACCATCATGCGCTTGGGCAAATATGTCGACGCATCTGTCTGCATTGAGACTCGATTCTCCAATGCCAGATACTAAAACTGGTGAATGATGAGACCGAAGTTGAAGTTGATTTGCTAACCGGGatgtaatgaaatttaattgagACGCAGAGTCTAAAATAGCGCGACAAGGAATTAATGTGCCTGCacgattttttactaaaatgatGGCCGTTGCTAACAGCACACAATTgttagacacatttttcaaggcTAAAGGTTTGGGACTTGCAACTAATGATGTTAATGCTGATTGCGATGTTGTAACCTGGCTATTTGGTACAGGCGATGCCACAATCGGTTTTGGTACACTATCTTGCTTGCCATTTAAATGCAGTAAAGTGTTATGTTTTGCTTGGCAATACCTGCAATTGCCAGATTTGCATTGCTTGATAGTGTGACCCTTGCGTAGGCAATTTAAgcacaaatgaaatttttttgcttccttATAACGCAAATTTGGAGAAAGATTCAAAAACGAAGTGCAACCAGTAATGAAATGCTCTTTGGAATCACAAAAAATACAGAGTGGAGTGGGCTTGCCACCACCTACAGTAACGAGTACGCTTGCTTTTGATTTTGCTTgagatacaatatttttcacCTGTTTGCTAGGTGCCTGTATGACCATAGCGTTTTCCAAATTCTCCATCATGCGGCATCTTCTTCCCAAAAACGTTGACATGTCAATCCATGTAGGTAATTTGTGTGCAGATAAATTCTCTTCCCATTTTTCATGCGTTTGTCTATCCAGTTTGCTTGTGATGAGGTGTATGAGTAAACCATTATATATATCTTCAGTAGTTGCTAAAGTTTGCAGCGCTCGAAGATGTGCATTTACTTGATCGCTTAATTTTCGTAACCCATCTGATGCGCCCATTTCCATACCTTGTAGCCCGAAAATTGCCTTTATGTGTGCCTGGAAATGAAGTAATTTATTATCAAAACGTACTTTTAATAAATCTAAAGCTTTGTCGTAATTCTCTTCACTGGGCTCGAGTGAGCGCACAGTGTCTAAAGCTGCATCACTGAGACTGGTGATCAAGTActgcattttttctaatttggacATCTCCACGTCTTTGTCTATTGCTGAAGTAAACGTGCTGAAAAACGATGGCCAGTCGAGATAGGAGCCACTAAAAACTGGAATTTTGAGCTCAGGTAGCCTGGATCGTCGTTGTAACTGCTGCGGCGTAATGTCGTCCCAAGAGAACTGTCGTAGTGTTGAAGAGTGCGCGCCAGATGACTTATGTTTTGTATTCAGCCAACGATTAATTTTTGCCTCTACCTCAATATACACTTTGGAGAAATTTTCGTCAGCATCAGACTCGAATTCCTTGCGGTCCAATCGCCTAAGTGTTGATCGTGCATTTTCGAAGTTTGCCTGCAAACGCTCAGCATGTTTAAGTCGCGCAGAAAGTTCGGCCTCATCTAAGTTTTTTAGCTGCTCGTTCGTAAGGAAGCTATTGAGATTATCTAGCTGGCGTTGAAACGCATTGCCTTCCTTTTTGTAGAAAGCGATTTCACCTGCCACACCAGGATTCTCATCAGACGATTTACACTCTTTCggcattttataaatatgttttctttTGTTGAGTTCTATTTACTTTTCACTGCACTAATTGTCTTTATGTTTGTACTAATCGTTAACAGTTAATAGAAAAAACACCAAATGTCTTTATTTTAAGCGAAAAACAACCTGTTTTGCCTTCGATAGCTGTACTTGTGTAAATGGGTATACAAACACTCACGGCCGCGacgaaaatgtacatacatatgttttaaaCTATGTGCGTACAAATATGCGTACCGAAATTACTTCTACTTGGGATACGAAAATTCTAAAACGATACGGTTaatcaaataattatatatgtatattatgattTATTCGATCACGTCGGGGTCACCAATGTTTTGAGGAATTAAGTATTTTCTTAATCCTGTTAGTTATTTTTTCCGAGTGAAAAACAATGTGTGGATTTGTTCACGCACCAAGTAGAAGAGGAGGGTGCAATGTATTTTCGCAACCTTATTTATAGTATCAAATCTGCAAAGCAGGCACTGTTAGCTTAACGAAAAAtacagatggaaaaacaaatatgataacaatattatatgtatgtacatgctaaTTTTTGGTACGGTTACAGAGATCGGATGTTTCTACTGTTATTTTAGAAGGAATGCCTGTAGGTATAACAAAGAAAGAATGCCTGTAGGAATAATACAAAGTATTTTCTATAACTTAAACTAAATGGGGGTTTATGCAGATTCCTGCTGCATACaggggcatttaatatatttgcataaccttaaatggagccaaaaattaaatttgcactttgaaattatcaaattttataagagtaaaaaaattttcattagcactaaaatcttctcagagtgaccttttttaacctttttttgtttaataatatagtttgttttataacttaaagtttcggtacctttaaattaaaaaaaagaaacaagcatgaaacttaaaaatttttgcattttggttataaaaaagcactaaatttataacaaagagcaaatggttggcaatactgcacaactcagcaaacgtgacgtcacctacgctctgatgggcgcaatcttctttctatcattcttgatgcttatatatattttcaatttgtaatAAACACTCACCTTCACGTTGGCTCTTATGTCAGCTCTCTTGTGTAtgacaaacttaaaaaaaatttaggtgcAAAAACAACTTAAGTTATTATAGGCCATTTAAATATAACAGTATTGTAATTGACCATCTTCTTAAGTATACTTAGACTCATATAGTAAATGCAATAGCGCTTCGTTCCGAGTTAGgctaatatgtttttattaatatttacactaaaaaaaatagttagagtGATAGGAACTTCgcgtaaatattatatacagcTTTATTAGTTGAATATGCTAGTATACATAATTCATTTCTTTCTTAAGTCGACTTAGGCGATTATTACTTATGACCACAGATATGTAGGTGTGTCAAATGTGCACAATCACACGATGCCTGCCAAAGGAAACAATAACAGAGAATATGTGTACACTGACTAAACAACAGGAATATTTGTTAAACGAACTGGTATCCCATTACGATGTGATAACTGCAACACAGAAGGGCACTCTGCTAATTCTAAAGTATGTCCGTTACGAATTGAGATAATAAAACGAAGAGAAGATCGCAAGATACAAAGAGTAAATCC
The Anastrepha ludens isolate Willacy chromosome X, idAnaLude1.1, whole genome shotgun sequence DNA segment above includes these coding regions:
- the LOC128870219 gene encoding uncharacterized protein LOC128870219 produces the protein MPKECKSSDENPGVAGEIAFYKKEGNAFQRQLDNLNSFLTNEQLKNLDEAELSARLKHAERLQANFENARSTLRRLDRKEFESDADENFSKVYIEVEAKINRWLNTKHKSSGAHSSTLRQFSWDDITPQQLQRRSRLPELKIPVFSGSYLDWPSFFSTFTSAIDKDVEMSKLEKMQYLITSLSDAALDTVRSLEPSEENYDKALDLLKVRFDNKLLHFQAHIKAIFGLQGMEMGASDGLRKLSDQVNAHLRALQTLATTEDIYNGLLIHLITSKLDRQTHEKWEENLSAHKLPTWIDMSTFLGRRCRMMENLENAMVIQAPSKQVKNIVSQAKSKASVLVTVGGGKPTPLCIFCDSKEHFITGCTSFLNLSPNLRYKEAKKFHLCLNCLRKGHTIKQCKSGNCRYCQAKHNTLLHLNGKQDSVPKPIVASPVPNSQVTTSQSALTSLVASPKPLALKNVSNNCVLLATAIILVKNRAGTLIPCRAILDSASQLNFITSRLANQLQLRSHHSPVLVSGIGESSLNADRCVDIFAQAHDGRFSTSFTALITQSITDYQPNFDISIEGWNIPNNINLADPSFFKANRIDVLIGAELFYDLICVGQFRIADHLPTLQKTKLGWVVSGGASHISNKLTTLSAFRKLTLPHDNIDTLSNIVKRFWEIENGFDSTPALSEEDAFCEQHFIQNFLRLPSGDYSVRLPPKSDLDALGESHYLALRRFRALEKKLQKAQSTKLLYSAFMQEYKDLGHMSLASFQADKPVYYLPHHCVKKQDSTTTKLRVVFDGSAKTTSGYSLNDLLLPGPIIQPKLFNILLRFRLFKVALLGDICKMYRCIKMSSPDDQLQCILWRDDPSEQVKTYKLNTVTYGTRPAAFLAIRAMHQLTFDEEESFPVGAKIIRRDFYVDDLISGGDSIEEVIQMKQEIRQLLLRGGFPIRKWCSNEVDVLKDEDESNCEKFIKFHDGTDVTKALGLVWERISDNFLFSFTPILNSQKITKRSILSVIARFYDPLGLICPVITKLKIFMQALWKEKLVWDESLPQSLQSIWLDLCGQLSFVSNLHFPRYVLALQARVQIHAFCDASLSAYGACVYTRVEKHGVNKIHLLCSKSRVAPLKSITVPKLELSAALLLAELVSNILENSQLSYECHCWSDSMVVLSWLRSAPSNFNIFVSNRVAKIQSLTSGMTWHHVPTELNPADILSRGCTPKELLNNTLWANGPSFLQFDSAHWPSNMNFLSNLPERRRHVLIAATQIDETYGCKFQNSFSKLQRVFAYVYKFRHIKSKRTLPSAGFLTVDDIKGGTLLLIRHIQQVHFASEYKILKENKQLPSCNHLLSLNPFIDDFGSLRVGGRLYNSNLEFEAKHPLLLPKQHPVTSALIKFYHRKLLHAGPQSLLASIRQQFWPIGGRKTVSKIINKCLRCFRLKPRVLQQIMGQLPTDRVRPSRPFITTGVDYCGPLQYKCEVRNRPPVKCYVCIFVCFSTKACHLELVQDLSTSSFIAALKRFISIRGKPNTIWSDNATNFVGAKNELEELRKLFADQNHNRAVAEACIENQIDWKFIPPRSPHFGGLWEAAVKSAKLHFYRTVGVSILTFDELRTLICEISAILNSRPLCPITENPDDLDVLTPAHFLIGGSFTAIEEPIVTHLNMNRLSRWQRICQMQQIFWQRWSTAYLSLLQERCKWRNPMANIQQGAMVLLKDDNQPPLKWSLGRVEHTFSGADGYVRAAIIKTANGPVKRAITKIAAIPVETDLVESLHLPTGGVCMQQESA